The Chamaesiphon minutus PCC 6605 DNA window CAAGCAGTATATTGACATTGCTAAAGTAATCTATCTGTCGATCGGGCAACTATACCCTGAATTTCGCCAGGAACATGGCGGTAGACCGCAGCAGACGCCACCGCCAGCAGCACCTATACCGCAGTCAGAACCGATCGACTCGTCGCTCAGCCCAGTGCCATCGGCCATCCAGCGGGCTTACACACCAGAACCAACCCAAGCTGTCAGCCAGCCTGGTGGCGTCCCATCAGCACTGCAACGAGCTTATGCACCCATGCCGACTCAAGCCTTTACCAGCCAGGTCGTTCCTTCTGCGCTACAGCGTGCCTATGCGCCACTAGCCACTCAACAATTTGAAACCCAAACCCCGATCGACGACGATGTAGATGAATCTGCCTACGAAACCTATTACAATCCAGAGTTGTCCGAGGAAGGTCAATTTGAGAATGGTGACTTATCTTCACAGTATGAAGATGGTGGACAAGCTGATTCTTGGAGCGTACCTGAATACGACCCATTTAGCTTGCGACAAAACGTCATGAGCTATACCAATCCACTGCGAGCAAAAATAATTTTGCTAGTCATGCTGCGTCCTAATTTTAATTTTGGCAGCCAATCAGTGGTTCAGATGCGCGAACACCAGCTCGACGATCTGCTCTCGGAAGTATTGAAAACATACCCCACAATGGCTCAACTCGAAGAAAGCATGACCTATGCCGTGGAGCAACTAGTCGAACTAGAAGAGTATGGCAAGGCAGCTAATGGGTTACTGCAATCGTTGATACCGCTGTATACAGTTAAATCGCGAGTATAGCGGCAGGCAAACAACAGAAGGCAGCACATCAAGCAATCAGACAAGACAGAAGGCGGAGAACCGAAGTGGCAATTCTCGCTCCTGTGTTTTGCTGAGGGTTTTGATAATCGAGCGTTCTAATTAAGCTACGCTAGTAAGCGTTAACTGTGCGGTGCCGATGGCCTTCAAGCAACTGCTATTGAGAACCATCGGCTGCTACGCAAGGAGAAAATATTAATTATGGTTAGAACTGCATCGACGATGCTACCTTTGGGCGTGAGTGCGCCAGACTTCAATCTTACCGACGTCGTGAGTGAGAAGCCCATTTCGCTAGCGACATTTGCTGGCAAACCAGCATTGTTAGTAATGTTTATCTCCGTTCACTGCCCGTTTGTCAAACACGTTCAAGCTCAGCTCGCCCAGATCGGCAAGGATTATGCCGCGCAAGGTTTGGGTGTAGTCGCGATCGGCTCTAATGATATCGAGAAATATCCCGATGATGCTCCCGAACATTTGCAAGGTTTAGCCCACTCTGAAGGGTTTAATTTCCCCGTCTGTGCCGATCTCGATCAAGTGGTGGCAAAGGCTTATACAGCGGCTTGTACGCCTGATTTTTTCTTGTTTGACAGCGAGCGATACTTGGCTTATCGCGGTCAATTAGATGATAGTCGTCCTTCTAATGGCAAACCAGTCACGGGACAAGATTTGCGTCAAGCGATCGAGTTACTATTGGCAGGTAAAGAGGTAGATCCCAATCAACGTCCGAGTATCGGTTGTAATATCAAGTGGATTCCCGGTAACGAACCTGAATACTTTACAGGTGTCAGGGCAGAAGATTGAGCCGGAGAGTTTCTAAGGCGATGGCACTAATTTTTAGGCATTGCTGAATTAAAGCATAAATTAATATCAAAATAGAGGTAGGGGTAATCGTTCGATTACCCCTACCTCTATTTTGGGAAAGCGCAACAGCGCGTAAATCTTCCTTAAATCTCTCAAGGTCAATTTTGGATAGTTATGTTACTATTTGTGGACTCAGTAGATCGATCGACACGCTCGGATGGAGTTTAATTAACAAATGATTTTAATTTATGCTATTTTAGCTTGGTGTTTGGTATTGAGC harbors:
- a CDS encoding thioredoxin family protein, with amino-acid sequence MVRTASTMLPLGVSAPDFNLTDVVSEKPISLATFAGKPALLVMFISVHCPFVKHVQAQLAQIGKDYAAQGLGVVAIGSNDIEKYPDDAPEHLQGLAHSEGFNFPVCADLDQVVAKAYTAACTPDFFLFDSERYLAYRGQLDDSRPSNGKPVTGQDLRQAIELLLAGKEVDPNQRPSIGCNIKWIPGNEPEYFTGVRAED